The region CCATACTACCCCGTCTTCATATGCTTTGACAAATCCTTTAATGTTTGTAAATTTGCAATGGATTTTGTGGAAAAATGGCATACATTTATGGCCTCAGGGAGTCCAGGATGTATGTGAGGTTATGCAGCAAAATTCAATACAAAAATTCTTTCCTTGGTATTTATAAAAACTAGAGAAAAATTATGGAGCGGGAGACGGGGATCGAACCCGCGATCTTCTCGTTGGCAACGAGACGTTCTACCGCTGAACTACTCCCGCTAATTACTGTGCCGAGGCCCGGAATCGAACCGGAATCTAATGTTTTTCAGACATTCGCCGTGACCGACTTGGCTACCTCGGCATATTTTTTCCACTTTGGTGGGCGCTGAGGGATTCGAACCCCCAACCTACTGCGTGTAAAGCAGCCGCGCTAGCCGTTGCGCCAAGCGCCCATATTATTTTAAAAAGAACAAGTGCGCGGGAGAGGATTTGAACCTCCACGACCGTAAGGCCACCACCACCTCAAGGTGGCGCGTCTGCCAGTTCCGCCACCCGCGCTTTTGGAATTTCTACTTTTTCTTCTTCAATTTCGCTCTCTTTCCTGTTTTTTCTCTAAGATAATAAAGCTTTGCCTTTCTTACTTTCCCTCTTTGAACTATCTCTATTTTCTTTACAACAGGAGAATGCAAAGGAAATATTCTTTCAACGCTTACATCGGAAGATATTCTTCTGACGGTGATTGTTGAGGAAATTCCTTTCCCGTGCTTTTTGGCTATAACGACTCCTTCAAAAACCTGAATCCTTTCCTTATCCTTTTCTTTTACGGCTTGATGAATTCTAACAGTATCCCCCGGCTTTATATCCGGCAAATCGCTTTTCAGCTGGCTTGTTTCAATTTTGGTAATCATGTTTTTTATTGTCTTTTTTTAAATTTTCTAATACTTCCTTTAATTCTTCCGGTAAATCGGAGTGGAATTCTTTTAAAACTCCTGAAGGAAGATTTATTTTGATATAGCAGGCGTGAAGAAAAATTCTTTTCAAATTAGAAGGATTTTTCTGATTTTTGAATCCATAAAGATTGTCTCCGGCAACAGGATAGCCAAGATAGGAGAGATGGCATCTTATTTGATGCTTTCTTCCTGTTTCCGGCTCAACCTCCAAAAAACTGTATTCTTTGAATTTTTCAATCACTCTGTATTTTGTCACTGCTTCTCTTTTTATTCCTTTCCCCGGCAAAGAAAGAGGATAGGCCTTTTGTTTTCTAAAATCAGACAAAGACCTTCCTAAAGGAGCGTCGATTATTCCTTTTTCTCCTTTTACGTTTCCCCATACGAGAGCAAGGTACCTTTTCTTCACATCCCTATTTTTAAATTGTTTTTGCAAAAAAAGCAAGGATTTATCGCTTTTTCCTACAAGAAGAACTCCCGAGGTATCTTTATCAAGGCGGTGAACAATCCCGCTTCGTTCCACTTCTTTTAAAAAATCGTACTTTTTTACAATAATATCGGCAAACGATATTTTGATATTCCCTTCCTTTAAAACCGGAATTCCTGAAGGTTTTTCAAAAACAAGAACATCTTTGTCTTGATAAATTTCTATTATTTCCATCTTTACATCCCAGCTTAGCAGAAAATCAAAGAAAAGAGAAGTGATTTGTCATATTTGCTTTTTTTGCAAATTACAAGATCATTGTGGGCTTAGTAGGAATCGAACCTACGCTCTCGTCGATGTCAACGACGCGTTTTACCATTAAACTATAAGCCCTTTTGCTTTCTCTTTTTTATTTTTATTTAGTGCGCCCGGATGGAGTCGAACCATCTACCTGCTGTTTATAAGACAGCCGTTCTGACCGGTGAACTACGGGCGCATATTAATATATCTGTCTGCAATTGCCTTTATAGCCATATGAACTTCTTCTGTCAATCTTGCATTTCCGATACTAACATTGCAAGTTCCATGACCAAATCCACCCTTGTGATTTATTCTTACGCTAGAGGTTTTTTTAATATAAGGTCTTGTGAATTGATCGAGTGGAATATTCAATATCTTTGACCAAAACCTCACTTCCTCTTTTATGTTCATGTCTTTATAAAGATGCAATTGAACCCTTATTTTTTCCCTGGATACATTAAAACACTTGATAAGCCAAAAAATAAAAAAGTTGAGAACAGACGGATCTGTATTAGAAATAGAAATTAAGGTATCTGCTTTTTTGTTTCCTTCTCCCCAATAAAGAAATAAACCATTTAAATATATCTCTCTTCTGCTAAAAGGAAATATAATTTTCTTTTGTTTTTTATAAAAACCCTTTAATCTTTCTTCTTTCTTTCTTCTCATTGTTTCTCGGTATTTTTCGATTCTTTGCTCGTTACAATCTCTAAGCTCTCTTATTCTTTGTCTGGATAAAGGATAGTTTTTAAGCCAAACACTTAAGGTACCCTTACTCACTTTTAGGGTTTTCTTTATCTGACTATAGCTCATTTGCTTTTCTTTTCGCAAAAAAACAGCTTTCTCTCGATCCTTAATTCGTGCCATAAATAATGAACTTCAAAAATGTTTATAATAAAAGGCAATTGCCTGTTCATTATTAT is a window of Candidatus Paceibacterota bacterium DNA encoding:
- the rplS gene encoding 50S ribosomal protein L19 → MITKIETSQLKSDLPDIKPGDTVRIHQAVKEKDKERIQVFEGVVIAKKHGKGISSTITVRRISSDVSVERIFPLHSPVVKKIEIVQRGKVRKAKLYYLREKTGKRAKLKKKK
- a CDS encoding RluA family pseudouridine synthase, with amino-acid sequence MEIIEIYQDKDVLVFEKPSGIPVLKEGNIKISFADIIVKKYDFLKEVERSGIVHRLDKDTSGVLLVGKSDKSLLFLQKQFKNRDVKKRYLALVWGNVKGEKGIIDAPLGRSLSDFRKQKAYPLSLPGKGIKREAVTKYRVIEKFKEYSFLEVEPETGRKHQIRCHLSYLGYPVAGDNLYGFKNQKNPSNLKRIFLHACYIKINLPSGVLKEFHSDLPEELKEVLENLKKDNKKHDYQN